From Streptomyces sp. NBC_01460, a single genomic window includes:
- a CDS encoding acyl-CoA thioesterase yields the protein MTDQPQQPEGDIPVKPTSASRTTLSHIMTGNDTNLLGTVHGGVIMKLVDDAAGAVAGRHSGGPAVTASMDEMVFLEPVRVGDLVHVRAQVNWTGRSSMEVGVRVMAERWNESTPAQQVGSAYLVFAAVDEEGKPRRVPQVAPETERDKRRYQEAQIRRTHRLARRRAIKELREQRAAEGIDD from the coding sequence ATGACAGATCAGCCCCAGCAACCGGAGGGCGATATTCCGGTCAAGCCGACCTCGGCCTCCCGGACCACCCTCAGCCACATCATGACCGGCAACGACACCAACCTCCTGGGTACGGTGCACGGCGGCGTGATCATGAAGCTGGTCGACGACGCGGCAGGGGCGGTCGCTGGCCGGCACTCCGGCGGTCCGGCCGTGACGGCCTCGATGGACGAGATGGTCTTCCTGGAGCCGGTCCGCGTCGGTGACCTCGTTCACGTCCGCGCCCAGGTGAACTGGACCGGCCGCTCCTCGATGGAGGTCGGCGTCCGCGTCATGGCCGAGCGGTGGAACGAGTCGACCCCCGCCCAGCAGGTCGGCAGCGCCTACCTGGTGTTCGCCGCCGTCGACGAGGAGGGCAAGCCGCGCCGCGTGCCGCAGGTGGCCCCGGAGACGGAGCGCGACAAGCGGCGCTACCAGGAGGCGCAGATCCGGCGTACGCACCGCCTCGCCCGCCGTCGCGCGATCAAGGAACTGCGGGAGCAGCGGGCCGCCGAGGGCATCGACGACTGA
- a CDS encoding acyl-CoA dehydrogenase, producing MAGSTDFDLYRPAEEHDMLRETIRSLAEAKIAPHAAAVDEEARFPREALDALVASDLHAVHVPEEYGGAGADALATVIVIEEVARVCASSSLIPAVNKLGSLPVILSGSEDLKKKYLGPLAKGDAMFSYALSEPDAGSDAAGMKTKAVRDGDFWVLNGVKRWITNAGESEYYTVMAVTDPTKRSKGISAFVVEKSDEGVSFGAPEKKLGIKGSPTREVYLDNVRIPADRMIGEEGTGFATAMKTLDHTRITIAAQALGIAQGALDYAKGYVQERKQFGKPIGDFQGIQFMLADMAMKLEAARQLTYSAAAKSERLDGDLTFFGAAAKCFASDVAMEVTTDAVQLLGGYGYTRDYPVERMMRDAKITQIYEGTNQVQRIVMARNLP from the coding sequence TTGGCGGGTTCGACCGATTTCGACCTGTACCGTCCGGCCGAGGAGCACGACATGCTCCGCGAGACGATCCGTTCGCTCGCCGAGGCGAAGATCGCCCCGCACGCCGCCGCGGTGGACGAGGAGGCGCGCTTCCCGCGGGAGGCGCTGGACGCGCTGGTCGCCTCGGACCTGCACGCGGTCCACGTCCCGGAGGAGTACGGCGGCGCGGGAGCCGACGCGCTCGCCACGGTCATCGTGATCGAGGAGGTGGCCCGTGTCTGCGCGTCCTCGTCCCTGATCCCGGCCGTGAACAAGCTGGGCTCGCTCCCGGTGATCCTCTCCGGCTCCGAGGACCTGAAGAAGAAGTACCTGGGCCCGCTCGCCAAGGGCGACGCGATGTTCTCGTACGCCCTGTCCGAGCCGGACGCCGGCTCCGACGCGGCGGGCATGAAGACCAAGGCCGTGCGCGACGGCGACTTCTGGGTCCTCAACGGCGTCAAGCGCTGGATCACCAACGCGGGCGAGTCCGAGTACTACACGGTCATGGCCGTCACCGACCCGACGAAGCGCTCCAAGGGCATCTCGGCGTTCGTCGTCGAGAAGTCCGACGAGGGCGTCTCCTTCGGCGCCCCGGAGAAGAAGCTCGGCATCAAGGGCTCTCCGACGCGCGAGGTCTACCTCGACAACGTCCGCATCCCCGCCGACCGCATGATCGGCGAGGAGGGCACCGGCTTCGCCACCGCGATGAAGACCCTGGACCACACCCGCATCACGATCGCGGCCCAGGCACTCGGCATCGCCCAGGGCGCCCTGGACTACGCCAAGGGCTACGTCCAGGAGCGCAAGCAGTTCGGCAAGCCGATCGGCGACTTCCAGGGCATCCAGTTCATGCTCGCCGACATGGCGATGAAGCTGGAGGCCGCCCGCCAGCTCACCTACAGCGCCGCCGCCAAGTCCGAGCGCCTCGACGGCGACCTGACCTTCTTCGGCGCCGCGGCCAAGTGCTTCGCCTCCGACGTCGCCATGGAGGTCACCACCGACGCCGTCCAGCTCCTCGGCGGCTACGGCTACACCCGCGACTACCCGGTCGAGCGCATGATGCGCGACGCCAAGATCACCCAGATCTACGAGGGCACGAACCAGGTCCAGCGCATCGTCATGGCCCGCAACCTGCCGTAG
- a CDS encoding LCP family protein has protein sequence MSDWPEGRNGGPDERYGRGSGSPQPEGARAMPHVRRRPTPPQSPPRIPPQQGQGYDGYGETPGYDSGYNTGQVYGGGQGGGQHGGGGGRGGDSGYVQTRPAPNWGRRIKVGALTLVVVVLAVSVGTYFWADGKLKREVDLSKVIDRPSEGDGTNYLVVGSDSREGMTAEDKKKLHTGSAEGKRTDSMMILHDGSNGPTLISLPRDSNVEIPSFKGSESGKTFAGTGRQVKLNAAYAEDGPELLVRTVEFNTGLHIDHYVEIGFGGFANIVDAIGGVEMDIPKAFKDKKSGADFQAGKQTLNGEQSLAFVRTRYAFAGSDLDRTKNQQKFLAALASQTATPSTILNPFRLYPTMGAGLDTLVVDKDMSLWSLGNMFFAMKGVTGGEGTSMNIPLSGQSVNGNLVWDKDKVKQLVEQLKNDEKVTVKGS, from the coding sequence ATGAGCGATTGGCCCGAAGGACGGAACGGCGGACCCGACGAGCGCTACGGGCGGGGCAGCGGAAGCCCGCAGCCCGAGGGTGCCCGCGCCATGCCGCACGTCCGGCGGCGCCCGACGCCGCCGCAGTCCCCGCCCCGGATCCCCCCGCAGCAGGGACAGGGGTACGACGGTTACGGCGAGACCCCCGGTTACGACAGCGGCTACAACACGGGCCAGGTCTACGGCGGCGGACAGGGCGGCGGCCAGCACGGCGGCGGCGGCGGTCGCGGCGGTGACAGCGGCTACGTACAGACCCGCCCCGCCCCCAACTGGGGCCGGCGGATCAAGGTGGGCGCGCTGACCCTGGTCGTCGTGGTGCTCGCCGTCTCCGTCGGCACGTACTTCTGGGCCGACGGCAAGCTGAAGCGCGAGGTCGACCTCTCCAAGGTCATCGACCGTCCCTCCGAGGGCGACGGCACGAACTACCTGGTCGTGGGCTCCGACAGCCGCGAGGGCATGACGGCCGAGGACAAGAAGAAGCTGCACACCGGTTCCGCCGAGGGCAAGCGGACCGACTCGATGATGATCCTGCACGACGGTTCCAACGGCCCGACGCTGATCTCGCTCCCCCGCGACTCCAACGTCGAGATCCCGTCCTTCAAGGGGTCCGAGTCCGGGAAGACGTTCGCAGGCACCGGCCGCCAGGTGAAGCTGAACGCCGCGTACGCCGAGGACGGCCCGGAGCTGCTCGTCCGCACGGTCGAGTTCAACACCGGCCTGCACATCGACCACTACGTCGAGATCGGCTTCGGCGGCTTCGCCAACATCGTGGACGCCATCGGCGGCGTCGAGATGGACATCCCCAAGGCCTTCAAGGACAAGAAGTCCGGCGCCGACTTCCAGGCCGGCAAGCAGACGCTGAACGGTGAACAGTCCCTCGCCTTCGTCCGCACCCGTTACGCGTTCGCGGGCAGCGACCTGGACCGCACGAAGAACCAGCAGAAGTTCCTCGCGGCGCTGGCCTCCCAGACGGCGACCCCGTCGACGATCCTCAACCCGTTCAGGCTCTACCCGACGATGGGCGCGGGCCTGGACACCCTGGTCGTGGACAAGGACATGTCGCTCTGGTCGCTCGGCAACATGTTCTTCGCGATGAAGGGCGTGACGGGCGGTGAGGGCACGTCGATGAACATCCCGCTCTCGGGCCAGAGCGTGAACGGCAACCTGGTCTGGGACAAGGACAAGGTCAAGCAGCTCGTGGAGCAGCTGAAGAACGACGAGAAGGTCACGGTCAAGGGCAGCTGA
- a CDS encoding UDP-glucose dehydrogenase family protein: MALRITVIGTGYLGATHAAAMAELGFEVLGLDVVPEKIEMLSAGRVPMYEPGLEEILQKHVAGIEGSTGRLRFTTSWEEIGAFGDVHFVCVNTPQKHGEYACDMSYVDSAFESLAPQLTRPALVVGKSTVPVGSAARLSARLAELAPVGTDAELAWNPEFLREGFAVKDTLHPDRVVIGVESERAEKLLREVYAGPIAEGSPFVVTDFPTAELVKTSANSFLATKISFINAMAEVCEAADGDVVKLAEAIGHDERIGKKFLRAGIGFGGGCLPKDIRAFMARAGELGADQALTFLREVDSINMRRRGHMVELAREAVGGGSFLGTRVAVLGATFKPDSDDVRDSPALNVAGQIHLQGGQVTVFDPKGMDNARRLFPTLGYADTALDAVRGADVVLHLTEWREFRELDVAALGEVAGRRIILDGRNALDPAVWREAGWTYRAMGRPKA, encoded by the coding sequence ATGGCCCTCAGGATCACCGTGATCGGCACCGGCTACCTCGGCGCCACCCATGCCGCGGCCATGGCGGAGCTGGGCTTCGAAGTCCTCGGGCTCGACGTCGTGCCCGAGAAGATCGAGATGCTCTCGGCGGGCAGGGTTCCGATGTACGAGCCGGGGCTCGAGGAGATCCTGCAGAAGCACGTGGCCGGGATCGAGGGATCCACGGGACGGCTGCGGTTCACCACCTCCTGGGAGGAGATCGGCGCGTTCGGCGATGTGCACTTCGTCTGCGTGAACACTCCCCAGAAGCACGGCGAGTACGCCTGCGACATGAGCTACGTGGACAGCGCCTTCGAGTCGTTGGCCCCGCAGCTGACCCGTCCCGCCCTGGTCGTGGGCAAGTCCACCGTCCCGGTGGGCTCCGCCGCCCGGCTGTCGGCGCGGCTGGCCGAGCTGGCACCGGTGGGTACGGACGCGGAGCTGGCCTGGAACCCGGAGTTCCTGCGCGAGGGCTTCGCGGTGAAGGACACCCTGCACCCGGACCGGGTCGTGATCGGGGTGGAGAGCGAGCGGGCCGAGAAGTTGCTGCGCGAGGTGTACGCGGGGCCGATCGCCGAGGGCTCCCCCTTCGTGGTGACGGACTTCCCGACCGCCGAGCTGGTGAAGACCTCCGCCAACTCCTTCCTCGCGACCAAGATCTCCTTCATCAACGCGATGGCCGAGGTCTGCGAGGCCGCCGACGGAGACGTGGTGAAGCTCGCCGAGGCGATCGGCCACGACGAGCGCATCGGGAAGAAGTTCCTGCGGGCCGGGATCGGCTTCGGCGGGGGCTGCCTGCCCAAGGACATCCGCGCCTTCATGGCACGCGCCGGTGAGCTGGGCGCCGACCAGGCGCTGACCTTCCTGCGGGAGGTCGACTCCATCAACATGCGCCGGCGCGGCCACATGGTGGAGCTGGCCCGTGAGGCGGTGGGCGGGGGCTCCTTCCTCGGCACGCGCGTCGCGGTGCTCGGCGCCACCTTCAAGCCGGACTCCGACGACGTACGCGACTCTCCGGCGCTGAACGTGGCCGGGCAGATCCATCTGCAGGGCGGCCAGGTCACGGTCTTCGACCCGAAGGGCATGGACAACGCCCGCCGGCTCTTCCCGACGCTCGGCTACGCGGACACGGCGCTGGACGCCGTGCGCGGGGCGGACGTCGTGCTGCACCTGACGGAGTGGCGTGAGTTCCGGGAGCTGGACGTGGCGGCTCTGGGCGAGGTGGCCGGGCGGCGGATCATCCTGGACGGCCGCAACGCGCTGGACCCCGCGGTATGGCGCGAGGCCGGCTGGACGTACCGGGCGATGGGCCGCCCGAAGGCCTGA